A genomic segment from Agrobacterium vitis encodes:
- a CDS encoding 2-dehydro-3-deoxy-6-phosphogalactonate aldolase — protein sequence MTTTHTPWPQLKRELVAILRGIGPDDIESVVDVLLEEGFEAIEVPLNSPDPFISIEKARKRAPDGVLIGAGTVLDAGAVEQLHSVGGNLLVTPNTDPAVIGQAARLGMVSMPGAFTPTEALAAIKAGASAIKFFPASVLGPSGINAVKAILPANFPIGAVGGVGENNFGDYLNAGVRAFGIGTSLYKPGDKADVVKQRAATLVAAYDAAVSAHKS from the coding sequence ATGACCACCACCCATACCCCATGGCCGCAGTTGAAGCGCGAACTGGTCGCCATCCTGCGCGGCATCGGCCCTGATGACATCGAAAGTGTTGTCGATGTGCTTTTGGAAGAAGGCTTCGAGGCCATCGAAGTGCCGCTGAATTCACCTGATCCGTTCATCTCGATTGAAAAGGCCCGCAAGCGTGCACCTGATGGCGTGCTGATCGGCGCAGGCACCGTGCTGGATGCCGGTGCGGTCGAGCAATTGCACAGTGTTGGCGGCAACCTTCTGGTAACGCCCAATACCGATCCAGCGGTGATCGGACAGGCCGCCCGGCTGGGCATGGTGTCGATGCCCGGCGCCTTTACCCCGACGGAAGCGCTGGCCGCCATCAAGGCCGGAGCCTCGGCGATCAAGTTCTTCCCTGCCAGCGTGCTGGGACCAAGCGGCATCAACGCCGTCAAGGCCATTCTGCCCGCCAATTTCCCAATTGGCGCCGTGGGCGGCGTCGGCGAAAACAATTTCGGCGACTACCTGAATGCGGGCGTCCGCGCCTTCGGCATCGGCACCAGCCTCTACAAGCCCGGTGACAAGGCCGATGTGGTCAAGCAACGCGCCGCAACGCTGGTCGCGGCCTATGATGCCGCCGTTTCTGCCCATAAGTCATAG
- the araD1 gene encoding AraD1 family protein, whose product MYLSQLKAGGVICRQGETARLVPGFSSTYDLAKAAIAAKVSIADLIAKQGAGDTVDLTALAASGKLDCPVRHPDAAHMFLTGTGLTHTGSASARDSMHADTAGMSDSMKMFRMGLEGGKPKAGEWGVQPEWFYKGTGVNAIAPGDGLESPSFALDGGEEPEIAGFYVIDNDGTPVRLGFSLANEFSDHVTEKINYLYLAHSKLRPASFGPELLVGDLPANVTGASKILRDGKTVWEKPFLSGEDNMSHTIANLEYHHFKYGLFCQPGDLHVHMFGTATLSFADGFKTVPGDVFEVSASQFGLPLQNPLVVAAETPFAVKTL is encoded by the coding sequence ATGTATCTTTCACAGTTGAAGGCTGGCGGAGTGATCTGCCGGCAGGGTGAAACCGCGCGCCTCGTGCCAGGATTTTCCTCCACCTATGATCTCGCCAAGGCGGCAATTGCAGCCAAGGTGTCCATCGCCGACCTCATTGCCAAACAAGGCGCTGGCGACACCGTCGATCTCACCGCCCTTGCCGCCAGTGGCAAGCTGGATTGCCCGGTGCGTCATCCCGATGCCGCCCATATGTTCCTGACCGGCACCGGCCTGACCCATACCGGTTCGGCATCGGCCCGTGACAGCATGCATGCCGACACCGCAGGCATGAGCGATTCGATGAAAATGTTCCGCATGGGCCTTGAAGGCGGCAAGCCCAAGGCTGGTGAGTGGGGCGTTCAGCCGGAATGGTTCTACAAAGGCACCGGCGTCAATGCCATCGCTCCCGGCGACGGCCTGGAATCGCCCTCCTTTGCGCTTGATGGCGGCGAAGAACCCGAAATCGCGGGCTTTTATGTTATCGATAACGATGGCACACCGGTTCGTCTCGGCTTTTCGCTGGCCAACGAATTTTCCGACCATGTGACCGAAAAGATCAACTATCTCTATCTTGCCCATTCCAAACTGCGCCCGGCCTCTTTCGGCCCGGAACTGCTGGTCGGCGACCTTCCGGCCAACGTTACCGGCGCATCGAAGATCTTGCGGGATGGTAAGACGGTCTGGGAAAAGCCGTTCCTGTCGGGTGAGGACAACATGTCCCACACCATCGCCAATCTGGAATATCACCATTTCAAATACGGGTTGTTCTGCCAGCCGGGCGACCTGCATGTGCATATGTTCGGCACAGCGACGCTGTCCTTTGCCGATGGCTTCAAGACTGTTCCCGGCGACGTGTTCGAAGTCAGCGCCAGCCAGTTCGGCCTGCCGCTGCAAAACCCGCTGGTGGTGGCGGCGGAAACGCCCTTTGCCGTCAAGACGCTTTGA
- a CDS encoding 2-dehydro-3-deoxygalactonokinase, with product MADKTETGAETGKPFVGLADWGTSNFRLWLVDGAGNVLGERQSADGMSACAADNRFAAVLEEHLEALSAPLDLPVVIAGMAGARAGWLEAPYVETPASLSGLHHHTVSPKASRPVYILPGLCQKETGPFDVMRGEETQLAGVVTGGIASGVICMPGTHCKWVDLENGEVQRFRTVMTGELFDLLAKQSILRLSIQQAPAETDQTVFADAVTEALSDNFTLTTSLFSIRAAGLLSSPGANEAASRLSGLLIGAEINGMREWVRSGKTVHIVGSKALSALYAKAITLADGKASILDGSALVRDGLFAAAKAILKN from the coding sequence ATGGCTGACAAAACCGAAACGGGTGCAGAGACCGGCAAGCCCTTCGTTGGGCTTGCCGATTGGGGCACCAGCAATTTCCGCCTCTGGCTGGTGGATGGCGCGGGCAATGTGCTCGGCGAACGCCAGTCTGCCGATGGCATGTCGGCCTGCGCGGCGGACAACCGGTTTGCCGCCGTGTTGGAAGAACATCTGGAGGCGCTGTCAGCGCCTCTGGACCTGCCGGTGGTGATCGCTGGCATGGCAGGCGCGCGCGCCGGTTGGCTGGAAGCGCCCTATGTCGAAACACCTGCCTCGCTGTCCGGTCTTCATCACCATACCGTCAGCCCGAAAGCATCGCGCCCGGTCTATATTCTGCCGGGCCTTTGCCAGAAAGAGACCGGTCCTTTCGATGTGATGCGCGGCGAGGAAACCCAGCTTGCCGGTGTCGTGACGGGCGGCATTGCTTCGGGCGTGATCTGCATGCCCGGCACCCATTGCAAATGGGTGGATCTGGAAAACGGCGAGGTGCAGAGATTTCGCACGGTCATGACCGGCGAACTCTTCGATCTGCTCGCCAAACAGTCGATCCTGCGTCTGTCGATCCAGCAAGCCCCGGCGGAAACCGATCAGACGGTGTTTGCCGATGCGGTTACCGAAGCCCTCAGCGACAATTTCACCCTGACCACCAGCCTGTTTTCAATCCGTGCTGCCGGTCTGCTCTCCTCGCCTGGAGCCAACGAGGCCGCCAGCCGGCTCTCCGGCCTGCTAATCGGCGCCGAAATCAACGGCATGCGCGAGTGGGTCCGTTCCGGCAAGACCGTACATATCGTCGGTTCAAAAGCGCTCTCGGCGCTCTATGCCAAGGCGATCACCCTGGCGGACGGCAAGGCCAGCATTCTTGACGGCAGCGCCCTGGTGCGCGACGGTCTGTTTGCCGCCGCCAAGGCCATTCTTAAAAATTGA
- a CDS encoding aldehyde dehydrogenase (NADP(+)): protein MTLNLTGKHLIAGEWVEGTATFTSSPASGESHTFFLGSAALVDRAMKAAEQAFASYGYSSREERAKFLEAIAEEIDARGDEITKIGSQETGLPEARLVGERGRTTGQLRLFAEHIRKGDYLDRRYDAALPERQPLPRPDIRLMQRPIGPVGVFGASNFPLAFSTAGGDTASALAAGCPVVVKGHEAHPGTAEIVAQAIHAAIKSTGVHPGTFSLVQGGNRETGEAICLHPLTRAVGFTGSLRGGRALFDLCVRRDEPIPFFGELGSVNPMFLLPAAVSARGEAIAKGWAGSLTMGAGQFCTNPGIAIIKAGPEADAFLETAKTALAAANAQTMLTDGIANAYREGAKRIEETSGVQSVLTSTCDLRNAKPYLFATTGENWLANHVLSEEVFGPLGVFVTVKDEDEMVGIAESLVGQLTTTLQMDDADAQIARKLLPILERKSGRVLANGFPTGVEVCDAMVHGGPYPATTNFGATSVGTMAIRRFLRPVSYQNIPVALLPEDLQ from the coding sequence ATGACGCTGAACCTCACCGGAAAACACCTGATTGCCGGAGAATGGGTTGAAGGCACCGCAACCTTCACCTCCAGCCCCGCTTCGGGCGAGAGCCACACATTCTTCCTCGGCTCCGCTGCCCTGGTCGACCGCGCCATGAAAGCCGCCGAACAGGCCTTCGCCAGCTATGGCTATTCTTCTCGTGAAGAACGCGCCAAGTTTCTGGAAGCCATCGCCGAGGAAATCGATGCACGCGGCGATGAAATTACCAAGATCGGCTCCCAGGAAACCGGCCTGCCGGAAGCACGCCTGGTCGGCGAGCGTGGCCGCACCACCGGCCAGCTGCGGCTGTTTGCCGAGCATATCCGCAAGGGTGATTATCTCGACCGTCGTTATGATGCCGCCCTGCCGGAGCGTCAGCCCCTGCCCCGCCCCGACATTCGCCTGATGCAGCGGCCCATCGGCCCGGTCGGCGTGTTCGGCGCGTCGAATTTCCCGCTGGCCTTCTCCACTGCTGGCGGCGATACCGCCTCGGCGCTGGCCGCCGGTTGCCCTGTTGTCGTCAAGGGTCATGAAGCCCATCCCGGCACGGCGGAAATCGTCGCCCAGGCGATCCACGCCGCCATCAAGAGCACGGGTGTTCATCCCGGCACCTTCTCGCTGGTCCAGGGCGGCAACCGCGAAACCGGCGAAGCCATCTGCCTGCATCCATTGACCCGCGCTGTCGGCTTTACCGGCTCGCTGCGCGGTGGCCGTGCGCTGTTTGATCTCTGCGTGCGCCGTGACGAGCCCATTCCGTTCTTCGGCGAACTGGGATCGGTCAATCCGATGTTCCTGCTGCCTGCCGCCGTCTCCGCCCGTGGCGAGGCGATTGCCAAGGGTTGGGCGGGTTCGCTCACCATGGGCGCTGGCCAGTTCTGCACCAATCCCGGCATTGCCATCATCAAGGCAGGCCCTGAAGCCGACGCCTTCCTGGAAACCGCCAAGACGGCGCTGGCCGCCGCCAATGCCCAGACCATGCTGACCGATGGCATTGCCAATGCCTACCGCGAAGGTGCCAAGCGCATCGAGGAAACCTCGGGCGTCCAGTCCGTGCTGACCTCCACCTGCGACCTGCGCAATGCCAAGCCCTATCTGTTTGCCACAACAGGCGAAAACTGGCTGGCAAACCATGTGCTGAGCGAAGAAGTCTTCGGTCCGCTCGGCGTGTTCGTCACCGTCAAGGACGAAGATGAAATGGTCGGCATTGCCGAAAGCCTGGTTGGACAGCTGACCACCACGCTGCAAATGGACGATGCCGACGCGCAGATCGCCCGCAAGCTGCTGCCAATCCTGGAGCGTAAGTCCGGTCGTGTGCTGGCCAACGGCTTCCCGACCGGCGTCGAGGTTTGCGATGCCATGGTGCATGGCGGGCCTTATCCGGCCACCACCAATTTCGGCGCAACCTCTGTCGGCACGATGGCAATCCGCCGCTTCCTGCGTCCGGTCAGCTATCAGAACATTCCGGTCGCCCTGCTGCCGGAAGATCTGCAATAA
- a CDS encoding Gfo/Idh/MocA family protein has product MTSSENTGTRVALALAGVGKIARDQHIPSCENGSDFVIAAAISRNGKIDSAENFENFDVFLETRQDIRAIALCTPPDVRFAMAKKAIASGLDVLMEKPPAATIGEAQALAELARDAGVTLFATWHSRFANGVEPARQWLLDKTITRIEITWKEDVRRWHPGQAWIWEAGGFGVFDPGINALSILTAIIPGQTIVEKAALSFPANRQQPIAASLTMRSAEGAPIKAEFDWRQEGPQTWDIVVETDQGMLRLAKGGAELYINETLTVEGPDREYSRIYTRFAELVRSRESDVDLQPLRLVADAFLTAERHQVEAFIE; this is encoded by the coding sequence ATGACCTCTTCTGAAAACACCGGAACCAGGGTTGCCCTGGCACTGGCCGGCGTCGGCAAGATTGCCCGCGACCAGCATATTCCGTCCTGCGAAAACGGCAGTGACTTCGTGATCGCCGCCGCCATCAGCCGCAATGGCAAGATCGACAGCGCCGAGAATTTCGAAAATTTCGACGTGTTTCTGGAGACCCGCCAGGATATCCGCGCCATCGCGCTCTGCACCCCGCCTGACGTACGCTTCGCCATGGCCAAGAAGGCGATTGCCAGCGGCCTCGACGTGCTGATGGAAAAGCCGCCTGCCGCAACAATCGGCGAAGCCCAGGCGCTGGCCGAATTGGCGCGTGACGCGGGCGTCACCCTGTTTGCCACCTGGCATTCCCGCTTTGCCAATGGCGTTGAGCCCGCCCGCCAATGGCTCTTGGACAAAACCATCACCCGCATTGAGATCACCTGGAAGGAAGATGTCCGCCGCTGGCATCCCGGCCAGGCCTGGATCTGGGAGGCCGGTGGTTTCGGCGTGTTCGATCCGGGTATCAATGCCCTGTCGATCCTGACCGCAATCATTCCCGGCCAGACCATCGTTGAAAAGGCAGCCTTGTCCTTCCCCGCCAATCGCCAGCAGCCGATTGCCGCCAGCCTGACGATGCGCAGCGCAGAGGGTGCGCCGATCAAGGCCGAATTCGACTGGCGCCAGGAAGGCCCGCAGACCTGGGATATCGTCGTCGAGACGGATCAAGGCATGCTGAGGCTCGCAAAAGGCGGCGCGGAACTCTATATAAATGAGACACTGACCGTTGAAGGCCCCGACCGGGAATATTCCCGGATCTACACACGCTTTGCCGAACTGGTGCGCAGCCGCGAAAGCGACGTCGATTTACAGCCCTTGCGGCTGGTTGCCGATGCGTTCCTGACGGCGGAGCGTCATCAAGTGGAAGCCTTCATCGAGTAA
- the araD gene encoding L-arabinonate dehydratase, whose amino-acid sequence MSGFTPKAWPRKLRSQEWYGGNSRDTIYHRGWMKNQGYPHDLFDGRPVIGILNTWSDLTPCNGHLRELAEKVKAGIWEAGGFPVEVPVFSASENTFRPTAMMYRNLAALAVEEAMRGQPIDGAVLLVGCDKTTPSLVMAAASTDIPSIVVTGGPMLNGYFRGERVGSGTHLWKFSEAVKAGEMTQEEFMEAEASMSRSSGTCNTMGTASTMASMVESLGMALSGNAAIPAVDSRRRVMAQLSGRRIVQMVKDDLKPSDIMTKEAFENAIRINGAIGGSTNAVVHLLAMAGRCGIDLTLDDWDRCGRDIPTIVNLMPSGEYLMEEFFYAGGLPVVIKMLAEAGKLHKDALTVSGETLWDEVKDVRNWNEDVIRPFDKALTQQGGIAVLRGNLAPKGCVLKPSAASAHLMKHRGRAVVFEDIDDYKAKINDEALDIDETCVMVMKNCGPRGYPGMAEVGNMGLPPKVLRKGITDMVRISDARMSGTAYGTVLLHTSPEAARGGPLAIVKNGDFIEIDVEARRVHLDISDEEMQRRLADWRPNVEPPASGYARLFHDHVEGADTGADFDFLKGCRGAAVGKDAH is encoded by the coding sequence ATGAGTGGTTTTACACCAAAAGCTTGGCCTCGCAAACTGAGGTCGCAGGAATGGTACGGCGGCAACTCACGCGATACGATCTACCATCGCGGCTGGATGAAGAACCAGGGGTATCCGCATGACCTGTTCGATGGCCGCCCGGTCATCGGCATTCTCAACACCTGGTCGGACCTCACCCCTTGCAACGGCCATCTGCGCGAGCTGGCTGAAAAGGTGAAGGCCGGCATCTGGGAAGCCGGTGGTTTTCCGGTCGAGGTTCCGGTGTTCTCGGCGTCTGAAAACACCTTTCGCCCGACCGCGATGATGTATCGCAATCTCGCGGCACTCGCCGTCGAGGAAGCCATGCGCGGCCAGCCGATCGATGGCGCCGTGCTGCTGGTCGGCTGTGACAAGACCACGCCGTCGCTGGTGATGGCCGCCGCCTCCACCGACATTCCCTCCATCGTCGTCACGGGCGGGCCGATGCTGAACGGTTATTTCCGGGGTGAGCGCGTCGGCTCCGGCACGCATCTGTGGAAATTCTCGGAAGCCGTCAAGGCAGGCGAGATGACCCAGGAAGAATTCATGGAGGCCGAAGCCTCGATGTCACGCTCCAGCGGCACCTGCAACACCATGGGCACAGCCTCGACCATGGCCTCGATGGTGGAATCGCTCGGCATGGCCTTGTCCGGCAATGCCGCCATTCCAGCTGTCGATAGCCGCCGCCGGGTGATGGCGCAGCTTTCGGGCCGCCGGATCGTGCAAATGGTCAAGGACGACCTGAAACCATCCGACATCATGACCAAGGAAGCCTTTGAAAACGCCATCCGCATCAATGGCGCCATCGGCGGCTCGACCAATGCGGTCGTGCATCTTCTGGCCATGGCTGGCCGCTGTGGGATCGATCTGACACTGGATGACTGGGACCGCTGTGGCCGCGATATCCCGACCATCGTCAACCTGATGCCATCGGGCGAGTATCTGATGGAAGAGTTCTTCTATGCCGGTGGTCTGCCGGTGGTGATCAAGATGTTGGCCGAAGCCGGCAAGCTGCACAAGGACGCGCTGACCGTTTCCGGCGAGACGCTGTGGGACGAAGTCAAGGATGTCCGCAACTGGAACGAAGACGTCATCCGTCCGTTCGACAAGGCGCTGACCCAGCAGGGCGGCATCGCCGTGCTGCGTGGCAATCTCGCCCCGAAGGGCTGCGTGCTGAAGCCATCGGCTGCTTCCGCGCATCTGATGAAGCATCGCGGTCGCGCCGTGGTGTTCGAAGACATCGACGATTACAAGGCCAAGATCAATGACGAGGCCCTCGACATTGACGAAACCTGCGTGATGGTGATGAAGAACTGTGGCCCGCGCGGCTATCCGGGCATGGCCGAGGTTGGCAATATGGGCCTGCCGCCCAAGGTGCTGCGCAAGGGCATTACCGACATGGTGCGCATTTCCGATGCCCGCATGTCCGGCACCGCCTACGGCACCGTGCTGCTGCACACCTCGCCGGAAGCCGCCCGTGGTGGCCCGCTCGCCATCGTCAAGAACGGCGATTTCATCGAAATCGATGTCGAGGCACGCCGGGTGCATCTGGATATTTCCGACGAGGAAATGCAGCGCCGCCTGGCCGATTGGCGCCCGAATGTCGAGCCGCCAGCCAGCGGCTATGCGCGGCTGTTCCACGATCACGTGGAAGGAGCCGATACCGGCGCCGACTTCGACTTCCTCAAGGGCTGCCGCGGCGCTGCCGTCGGCAAGGACGCGCATTGA